One window from the genome of Cucumis melo cultivar AY chromosome 12, USDA_Cmelo_AY_1.0, whole genome shotgun sequence encodes:
- the LOC103501040 gene encoding NAD(P)H-quinone oxidoreductase subunit T, chloroplastic isoform X1, with amino-acid sequence MASSPFPNSLLFHKTFHSPAPAFRTWRVYAAQAPNNDRRRPPPGVDTRIHWQNEEEGWIGGKKKESNDQNNESNNMLGPSLADLLNNSSDSHYQFLGVGAEAEVEEIKSAYRRLSKEYHPDTTSLPLKVASEKFMKLKQVYEVLSNEESRKFYDWTLAQEEASRQADKLRIKLEDPYEQELQNWQSTPDMVDRLGGRNMELSDQATTALTLDIFIILFAIACIVYVLIFKEPYY; translated from the exons ATGGCTTCTTCTCCATTTCCCAATTCTCTCCTCTTTCACAAGACCTTCCATTCCCCTGCTCCTGCATTTCGTACATGGCGGGTCTATGCAGCTCAAGCTCCCAACAACGACCGCCGACGACCTCCACCGGGTGTCGACACAAGAATTCATTGGCAaaacgaagaagaaggatggattggAGGCAAGAAAAAGGAGAGTAATGATCAAAATAATGAGAGTAATAATATGTTGGGTCCAAGTTTGGCAGACTTGCTCAACAACTCGTCTGACTCTCACTACCA GTTCTTAGGAGTAGGTGCAGAGGCGGAGGTAGAAGAGATAAAAAGTGCGTATCGAAGATTATCAAAAGAATATCATCCCGACACGACCTCTCTCCCTCTAAAAGTTGCATCGGAGAAATTCATGAAATTAAAACAAGTGTACGAGGTACTAAGCAACGAAGAAAGCCGAAAGTTCTACGACTGGACGCTTGCACAAGAAGAGGCGAGCCGTCAAGCTGACAAATTGAGGATTAAGTTAGAAGATCCTTACGAACAAGAATTGCAAAATTGGCAATCTACTCCAGACATGGTGGATAGGCTTGGAGGAAGAAACATGGAGCTGAGTGATCAAGCCACCACTGCTCTTACTTTGGATATCTTTATCATTCTCTTTGCTATAGCTTGCATTGTTTATGTCTTGATTTTTAAAGAACCATATTATTGA
- the LOC103501040 gene encoding NAD(P)H-quinone oxidoreductase subunit T, chloroplastic isoform X2, whose protein sequence is MQLKLPTTTADDLHRVSTQEFIGKTKKKDGLEARKRRVMIKIMRVIICWVQVWQTCSTTRLTLTTSKFLGVGAEAEVEEIKSAYRRLSKEYHPDTTSLPLKVASEKFMKLKQVYEVLSNEESRKFYDWTLAQEEASRQADKLRIKLEDPYEQELQNWQSTPDMVDRLGGRNMELSDQATTALTLDIFIILFAIACIVYVLIFKEPYY, encoded by the exons ATGCAGCTCAAGCTCCCAACAACGACCGCCGACGACCTCCACCGGGTGTCGACACAAGAATTCATTGGCAaaacgaagaagaaggatggattggAGGCAAGAAAAAGGAGAGTAATGATCAAAATAATGAGAGTAATAATATGTTGGGTCCAAGTTTGGCAGACTTGCTCAACAACTCGTCTGACTCTCACTACCAGTAA GTTCTTAGGAGTAGGTGCAGAGGCGGAGGTAGAAGAGATAAAAAGTGCGTATCGAAGATTATCAAAAGAATATCATCCCGACACGACCTCTCTCCCTCTAAAAGTTGCATCGGAGAAATTCATGAAATTAAAACAAGTGTACGAGGTACTAAGCAACGAAGAAAGCCGAAAGTTCTACGACTGGACGCTTGCACAAGAAGAGGCGAGCCGTCAAGCTGACAAATTGAGGATTAAGTTAGAAGATCCTTACGAACAAGAATTGCAAAATTGGCAATCTACTCCAGACATGGTGGATAGGCTTGGAGGAAGAAACATGGAGCTGAGTGATCAAGCCACCACTGCTCTTACTTTGGATATCTTTATCATTCTCTTTGCTATAGCTTGCATTGTTTATGTCTTGATTTTTAAAGAACCATATTATTGA
- the LOC103500812 gene encoding eukaryotic peptide chain release factor GTP-binding subunit isoform X2, whose translation MDIEEEIRALELDPPDVNGVSNQDAKMEDVGESKNLEEDVKTEEIVKSDEMEEVKENTSAKEKEVSLADENEVEEDLELDRKRHLNVVFIGHVDAGKSTIGGQILFLSNQVDERTIQKYEKEAKDKSRESWYMAYIMDTNEEERVKGKTVEVGRAHFETETTRFTILDAPGHKSYVPNMISGASQADIGVLVISARKGEFETGYERGGQTREHVLLAKTLGVAKLLVVVNKMDDPTVKWSKERYDEIESKMAPFLRSSGYNVKKDVQFLPISGLHGVNMKTRVDKKVCPWWDGPCFFEILDMIEGPPRNPKDPFRMPIIDKFKDMGTTVMGKVESGTVREGDSLLLMPNKIQVKVTAVMCDENKVRSAGPGENLRVRISGIEEEDIMSGFVLSSIAKPIPSVSEFIAQLQILELLDNAIFTAGYKAVLHIHAVVEECEIIELLQQIDPKTRKPMKKKVLFVKNGAVILCRVQVNNLICIEKFSDVPQLGRFTLRTEGKTVAVGKVTDISSASN comes from the exons ATGG ATATCGAGGAGGAAATTCGTGCATTAGAACTTGATCCACCAG ATGTTAATGGGGTTTCTAATCAAGATGCAAAGATGGAGGATGTTGGGGAATCCAAAAATCTGGAAGAAG ATGTGAAGACAGAAGAAATTGTGAAGTCCGATGAGATGGAAGAAG TGAAGGAGAACACATCTGCTAAGGAGAAGGAAGTTTCGTTGGCTGATGAAAATGAAGTTGAAGAGGATTTGGAATTGGATCGCAAAAGACACTTGAATGTTGTGTTCATTGGTCATGTTG ATGCTGGAAAGTCTACAATTGGAGGCCAGATACTTTTCCTCAGCAATCAGGTTGATGAGCGTACAATCCAAAAGTACGAAAAAGAAGCAAAAGATAAAAGCAGAGAAAGCTG GTACATGGCGTATATCATGGACACAAATGAAGAGGAGAGAGTTAAG GGGAAAACTGTTGAAGTGGGTCGAGCGCATTTTGAAACTGAGACCACAAGGTTTACAATTTTGGATGCTCCG GGTCACAAAAGTTATGTTCCAAATATGATCAGTGGGGCATCTCAAGCTGATATAGGGGTTCTG GTAATTTCTGCCAGGAAAGGAGAATTTGAAACTGGATATGAGAGAGGTGGACAGACGCGTGAGCATGTTTTGCTGGCCAAAACTTTGGGTGTTGCTAAGCTTCTTGTTGTAGTGAATAAGATGGACGATCCCACTGTTAAATGGTCAAAAGAAAG GTATGATGAGATAGAGTCCAAGATGGCACCCTTCTTGAGGTCTTCTGGTTACAATGTAAAGAAAG ATGTCCAATTTTTACCTATATCTGGTCTTCATGGCGTTAATATGAAAACAAGAGTGGATAAGAAAGTATGCCCATGGTGGGATGGTCCGTGCTTCTTTGAAATCCTTGATATGATTGAAGGTCCACCAAGAAATCCAAAAGATCCATTTAG GATGCCTATCATTGACAAGTTCAAGGACATGGGAACAACTGTGATGGGTAAAGTGGAATCTGGTACTGTTCGTGAGGGAGATTCCTTATTGTTAATGCCAAATAAG ATACAGGTGAAAGTTACTGCTGTGATGTGTGATGAAAATAAAGTTCGGAGTGCTGGACCTGGGGAAAATCTTCGTGTTAGAATATCtggaattgaagaagaagatataATGTCTGGGTTTGTACTATCAAGCATTG CGAAGCCAATACCCTCTGTTTCTGAGTTTATTGCACAGTTGCAGATTCTTGAGCTGCTGGATAAT GCAATATTTACAGCTGGATATAAGGCCGTACTTCACATTCATGCTGTTGTTGAAGAATGTGAGATCATAGAGCTGCTACAGCAGATTGATCCGAAGACTAGGAAACCTATGAAAAAGAAAGTTCTCTTTGTCAAGAATGGTGCAGTTATTTTGTGCCGTGTCCAG GTCAATAACTTGATCTGCATCGAGAAGTTTTCTGATGTTCCTCAGCTTGGAAGATTTACTCTTCGTACCGAAG gGAAAACAGTTGCTGTAGGAAAAGTCACCGATATTTCTTCTGCTAGCAATTAA
- the LOC103500812 gene encoding uncharacterized protein LOC103500812 isoform X1 — translation MDIEEEIRALELDPPDVNGVSNQDAKMEDVGESKNLEEDVKTEEIVKSDEMEEEDHPQQTQANHLEEQVKENTSAKEKEVSLADENEVEEDLELDRKRHLNVVFIGHVDAGKSTIGGQILFLSNQVDERTIQKYEKEAKDKSRESWYMAYIMDTNEEERVKGKTVEVGRAHFETETTRFTILDAPGHKSYVPNMISGASQADIGVLVISARKGEFETGYERGGQTREHVLLAKTLGVAKLLVVVNKMDDPTVKWSKERYDEIESKMAPFLRSSGYNVKKDVQFLPISGLHGVNMKTRVDKKVCPWWDGPCFFEILDMIEGPPRNPKDPFRMPIIDKFKDMGTTVMGKVESGTVREGDSLLLMPNKIQVKVTAVMCDENKVRSAGPGENLRVRISGIEEEDIMSGFVLSSIAKPIPSVSEFIAQLQILELLDNAIFTAGYKAVLHIHAVVEECEIIELLQQIDPKTRKPMKKKVLFVKNGAVILCRVQVNNLICIEKFSDVPQLGRFTLRTEGKTVAVGKVTDISSASN, via the exons ATGG ATATCGAGGAGGAAATTCGTGCATTAGAACTTGATCCACCAG ATGTTAATGGGGTTTCTAATCAAGATGCAAAGATGGAGGATGTTGGGGAATCCAAAAATCTGGAAGAAG ATGTGAAGACAGAAGAAATTGTGAAGTCCGATGAGATGGAAGAAG AGGATCATCCCCAACAAACCCAAGCTAACCACCTTGAAGAACAAG TGAAGGAGAACACATCTGCTAAGGAGAAGGAAGTTTCGTTGGCTGATGAAAATGAAGTTGAAGAGGATTTGGAATTGGATCGCAAAAGACACTTGAATGTTGTGTTCATTGGTCATGTTG ATGCTGGAAAGTCTACAATTGGAGGCCAGATACTTTTCCTCAGCAATCAGGTTGATGAGCGTACAATCCAAAAGTACGAAAAAGAAGCAAAAGATAAAAGCAGAGAAAGCTG GTACATGGCGTATATCATGGACACAAATGAAGAGGAGAGAGTTAAG GGGAAAACTGTTGAAGTGGGTCGAGCGCATTTTGAAACTGAGACCACAAGGTTTACAATTTTGGATGCTCCG GGTCACAAAAGTTATGTTCCAAATATGATCAGTGGGGCATCTCAAGCTGATATAGGGGTTCTG GTAATTTCTGCCAGGAAAGGAGAATTTGAAACTGGATATGAGAGAGGTGGACAGACGCGTGAGCATGTTTTGCTGGCCAAAACTTTGGGTGTTGCTAAGCTTCTTGTTGTAGTGAATAAGATGGACGATCCCACTGTTAAATGGTCAAAAGAAAG GTATGATGAGATAGAGTCCAAGATGGCACCCTTCTTGAGGTCTTCTGGTTACAATGTAAAGAAAG ATGTCCAATTTTTACCTATATCTGGTCTTCATGGCGTTAATATGAAAACAAGAGTGGATAAGAAAGTATGCCCATGGTGGGATGGTCCGTGCTTCTTTGAAATCCTTGATATGATTGAAGGTCCACCAAGAAATCCAAAAGATCCATTTAG GATGCCTATCATTGACAAGTTCAAGGACATGGGAACAACTGTGATGGGTAAAGTGGAATCTGGTACTGTTCGTGAGGGAGATTCCTTATTGTTAATGCCAAATAAG ATACAGGTGAAAGTTACTGCTGTGATGTGTGATGAAAATAAAGTTCGGAGTGCTGGACCTGGGGAAAATCTTCGTGTTAGAATATCtggaattgaagaagaagatataATGTCTGGGTTTGTACTATCAAGCATTG CGAAGCCAATACCCTCTGTTTCTGAGTTTATTGCACAGTTGCAGATTCTTGAGCTGCTGGATAAT GCAATATTTACAGCTGGATATAAGGCCGTACTTCACATTCATGCTGTTGTTGAAGAATGTGAGATCATAGAGCTGCTACAGCAGATTGATCCGAAGACTAGGAAACCTATGAAAAAGAAAGTTCTCTTTGTCAAGAATGGTGCAGTTATTTTGTGCCGTGTCCAG GTCAATAACTTGATCTGCATCGAGAAGTTTTCTGATGTTCCTCAGCTTGGAAGATTTACTCTTCGTACCGAAG gGAAAACAGTTGCTGTAGGAAAAGTCACCGATATTTCTTCTGCTAGCAATTAA
- the LOC103500729 gene encoding T-complex protein 1 subunit delta, producing MAAPAVPQPRSSKTESYVDNKRKEDIRHANIVAARAIADAVRTSLGPKGMDKMISTASGEVIITNDGATILNKMEVLQPAAKMLVELSKSQDSAAGDGTTTVVVIAGSLLKQCLSLLSHGIHPTVISDSLHKTAIKAVDVLTAMAVPVELSDRESLIKSASTSLNSKVVSQYSTLLAPLAVDSVLSVVDPGKPDLVDLRDIKIVKKLGGTVDDTVLVKGLVFDKKVSHAAGGPTRMENAKIAVIQFQISPPKTDIEQSIVVSDYTQMDRILKEERNYILGMIKKIRATGCNVLLIQKSILRDAVTDLSLHYLAKAKILVIKDVERDDIEFITKTLNCLPIANIEHFRAEKLGYAELVEEASMGDGKIVKITGIKDMGRTATVLVRGSNQLVIDEAERSLHDALCVVRCLVNKRFLIAGGGAPEIELSRQLGAWAKVLHGMEGYCVRSFAEALEVIPYTLAENAGLNPITIVTELRNRHAQGEINTGINVRKGQITNILEENVVQPLLVSTSAITLATECVRMILKIDDIVTVR from the coding sequence ATGGCGGCTCCCGCTGTACCTCAGCCCCGATCCTCTAAAACCGAGTCCTACGTTGATAACAAGCGCAAAGAGGACATTCGACACGCCAATATCGTAGCAGCTCGAGCCATCGCCGATGCTGTTCGTACTAGTCTTGGCCCCAAGGGCATGGACAAGATGATCTCCACGGCTTCCGGTGAGGTCATTATTACTAATGATGGAGCCACCATTCTCAATAAAATGGAAGTTCTCCAACCTGCTGCTAAAATGCTTGTCGAACTCTCCAAGTCTCAGGACTCTGCTGCTGGAGATGGTACGACTACGGTGGTCGTCATTGCAGGTTCACTTCTCAAACAGTGTCTTTCTCTTTTGTCTCATGGGATTCATCCCACTGTAATATCAGATTCCCTTCATAAGACCGCCATTAAGGCTGTTGATGTGTTGACGGCAATGGCTGTCCCCGTTGAGCTTTCGGATAGAGAGTCGTTGATTAAATCGGCGAGTACTTCGCTTAATAGTAAAGTTGTTAGTCAATACTCGACACTGCTTGCTCCGCTTGCTGTTGATTCTGTGCTCTCGGTTGTTGATCCTGGTAAGCCAGATTTGGTTGATTTGAGAGATATTAAGATTGTGAAGAAGCTGGGCGGGACCGTGGATGATACTGTGCTTGTGAAGGGATTGGTGTTTGACAAGAAGGTAAGTCATGCGGCTGGTGGACCGACCAGAATGGAGAATGCTAAGATTGCAGTTATTCAATTCCAGATTTCACCACCTAAAACTGACATTGAGCAGAGTATTGTGGTCTCGGATTACACTCAGATGGATAGGATATTGAAAGAGGAGAGAAATTACATTTTAGGTATGATTAAGAAGATTAGAGCAACTGGGTGTAACGTATTGTTGATTCAGAAGAGTATCTTGAGAGATGCAGTGACAGATTTGTCACTTCATTACCTTGCTAAAGCTAAGATTTTGGTGATCAAGGATGTTGAGCGCGATGACATTGAATTCATTACGAAGACTCTCAATTGTCTTCCAATTGCAAATATTGAACATTTCCGTGCTGAGAAGTTGGGGTATGCAGAGCTTGTTGAGGAGGCTTCAATGGGAGACGGGAAGATCGTTAAGATCACGGGCATTAAGGATATGGGGCGGACGGCTACTGTACTTGTTCGGGGGTCTAACCAACTAGTGATTGATGAGGCTGAGCGAAGCTTGCATGATGCCCTGTGCGTTGTGAGATGTTTGGTAAATAAAAGGTTCTTGATTGCAGGTGGTGGTGCACCAGAAATTGAGCTGTCAAGGCAGCTGGGTGCATGGGCAAAAGTGTTGCATGGCATGGAGGGTTACTGTGTTCGTTCCTTTGCGGAGGCTCTTGAAGTTATCCCATATACTTTGGCTGAAAATGCTGGGTTGAACCCAATCACCATTGTAACAGAACTGAGGAATCGTCATGCTCAGGGTGAGATCAATACTGGAATTAATGTAAGGAAGGGGCAGATCACGAACATCTTGGAGGAGAATGTTGTTCAGCCACTTCTCGTAAGTACAAGTGCAATCACTCTAGCTACAGAGTGTGTTCGAATGATTTTGAAGATTGATGACATTGTCACAGTGAGGTAG